The Rubrobacter tropicus nucleotide sequence CCGCCCTCCCGTAGACGAGGCCGGTCAAGAGGATGCCCGCCACGCTGGGGCCGACGAGCATCGCCAGGACCACTAACGGGAGCAACGCCTCGGTTTGCTCAGTGGAGCCCGGGATCCTGCCGGGACCGACCACGACGAGGACGCCGCCCCACGAGATGGCGAACGCCAGGACAAAGTAGGCCGCCACCGGGTGCCTCTCGATGGAAGACCTTATGGCCGTCACGACACCCTCCTTTCCGGCCAGAGGTATGTTCGGTACCAGAGTGCTACAGAGAAGATGCGCTGCCATGGTTCACCTTGACGTTTACAATGGTCAATCCTGATCAAATCCTCGATTAGGCGGCCACCAGGACCAGCCATCGGGTTGCCCAGAGGCCGCGCCTCTCCTGTATCGAGCGCGCAGGTATTCCGCAGCAGGACTTACGGTGCACCGCCGCCGGCCATCTCGACGGCGTTCCGGGTCCACGGGCGGGGACGCCTTTAGAGCGGCTCCTTTACTGCCGATCCCGTGGCACGCACGCGCCGGACAAGCCACGGCCAGGTTCGAGGAGCCCGGGACCCCGGGGGTTCCGCCGTCCTGCTACGCGGTCTCTTGCCCAGTGGTGGCGGGTGAGAAGCCCTCCAGTTCGCCGGAGAGGCGTTGTTGCAGGGAGCCGCAGACCAGGTCGCACAGATCGTAGACGGTATCGTCCGTGATCCTGTAGAAGGAGCTAGTCCCCTGCTTGCGCCGGCCCACCACCCCGGCGTCGAGCAGCAGACCCAGATGCTTGCTGACGTTTGCCTGCAACCCTCCGGTCTCCCCTACAAGATCCGAGACCGTCTTCTCCCCGCCCATCAAGGCCCGCAAAAGCTTCAGCCTCATAGGCTCCGCCATGACCTTGAACCGCTCGGCAACCAACCACAGAGCGTCGTCGGAGAGCCTCTCCATCCTAGTGCCCGTTCCCAATCTCGCCTTCCCTGCCGATCGCCGACCGCCCGACTCACGGCGGATTGTACCATTGCCGCATGGCAATAGAGTGTTGAAAGGACGGACGGGTGCCGGAACCTATCGTCGGTGCAGGGTCGTGAAGACGTAGACGACGGCCGCGACCAGCAGCGCGGCGAGCGCCGCCCACAGCAGCAGGGCGAAAAGCCCGCCGCCCATCATGCCGCCGCCCATCATGCCGTAGCCCGTGGCGTTCTGGAATAAGCCGACGAGCAGCAGCGCCAGTAGCGCGCCGCCCGCCGCGCCGAGCAGGACCTTCAGGTAGTCGCTCATGGGGTTACTCCTTTCTCTCTCGCCGGAGACGCACCTCCGGGTGCGGCCTCACTTCGCCAGCAGGCCGCTCATGGCCTTCAGGCCTGCCTCCATGCCCTTCCAGGGCACCCCGGCGTGGAACGGGTTGCCGAGGCCGAAGCGGAACGGCAGGTAGTAGGCGAGCATCTTCTTGCCCAGCCGCCAGGCCGGGTACGAGCCGACCTTGTAGGCTTCCGGCGCGTCCGGGTCGACCTCGATGGGCCTCTCCGGTACGCCCGTCAGCCTGAGCGGCACCTGGGCAAAAGTCGCCTTGTCGAACTGCTCCATCACGCACATGCTGGTCGGCTCGAAGGCAAGCTC carries:
- a CDS encoding ArsR/SmtB family transcription factor is translated as MGTGTRMERLSDDALWLVAERFKVMAEPMRLKLLRALMGGEKTVSDLVGETGGLQANVSKHLGLLLDAGVVGRRKQGTSSFYRITDDTVYDLCDLVCGSLQQRLSGELEGFSPATTGQETA